In Bradyrhizobium sp. 195, the sequence TCTCGCAGGCGCTGGAATGGTGCTATTCGGGCCGCGTCTTCCCGGCGCAGGAGGCGCTTGCGGGACGTCTCGTCAGCAAGGTCGTCGCGCCGGACGATCTGCTGCCGACCGCCCGCACGCTCGCCAAGGAGTTCGCTGCCAAGACCGCGCCGGTGTCCGTGGCGCTGATCCGCCAGATGATGTGGCGCATGATGGGCGCCGACGATCCCATGGAAGCCCATAAGGTCGACAGCCGCGGCATCTACGCCCGGGGCCGCTCCGACGACGTCAAGGAAGGCGTGGTGTCGTTCCTGGAGAAGCGTCCGGCGCAGTTCAAGAACAAGGTGTCCACCGATATGCCCGACTACTTCCCGTGGTGGACTGAGCGGGAATACAAGTGATCCTCTCGTAGGGTGGGCAAAGCGAAGCGTGCCCACGCACTTTTCGCGATCGAGAGATATGGTGGGCACGGCGCAAGAGCGCCTTTGCCCACCCTACGGCACCGTCATTACGACACCGTCACTCCATCACCAGCGCCACGCGCCCGATCGCCTTGCGGTCGATCAACAGCCGCATCGCTTTTGCATAGTCCGCCAGCGGCAGGCGGTGCGAGACATTGGGGCGCAGCTTGCCCTCCTCCGCCCATTGCAGCAGCGCCTTCAGACGCACCTCGCCGAGCGCCGGATTCTTCCGCACCGCTTCACCCGCCCGCACGCCGAGAACGCTGGCGCCCTTGATCAGCAGGAGATTGGTTTTCGCCGAGCCGATGCCGCCGGTGAAGCCGATCACCAGCAGCCGCGCGCCCCAGGCGATGCAGCGCATCGAATCCTCAAAGACCTGGCCGCCGACGGGATCGAACACGACGTCGGCGCCGCGACCATCAGTGATGCGCTTGACGGCATCGCGAAACGGCTCGCGGTCGTAGCGGACGAGATGATCGGCGCCGCGGGCCTGGGCGATAGCGAGCTTCTCGTCGCTGGAAGCAGTCGCGATCACGATCGCACCCAGCATCTTGCCGATCTCAACGGCAGCAAGGCCGACGCCGCCGCCGGCGCCATGCACCAGCAGCACCTCGCCGGGCGCAATTCGGCCGCGGTCGATCAACGCATGATAGGCGGTGCCGTGGCCCGCGAGATAGGTCGCAGCCTCGGCGTAGTCGAATGTCGACGGCTTGGGGGTGAGTTGCGACGGCGTGACAACGGCTTCCTCGGTGAAGGCGCCGTGGCGCATCTTGACGATGACCTTGTCGCCGACGGCAACACCGTTCGCCTCCGCGCCCACCTCGGTCACGTCACCAGCGGCTTCCATACCCGGTGTGAACGGGAGTTCCGGCTTGAGCTGATATTCGCCGGCGGCCATCAGCACGTCGGGAAAGTTCAGCCCCGCGGCGCGGATCGCGACGCGCACCTCTCCCGGCTTCAGTGCGCGCGGCGGAGATTCCTCCAGTCGCAGCGTTTCGGGCGAGCCGAGCGTGCGGCAGACGACAGCGCGCACCATCAGGCCGCGCTCGCCTTGCTGCGCAACAGCGCCTCGCGGATCAGCGGCAGGCGATCATTGCCGAAGTACATATCGGTCTTGCCAACGAAAATCGTCGGCGAGCCGAAGCCGCCGCGGGCGACGACCTCCTCGGTGTTGGCCTTGAGCTGATCCTTGATCCCCTGCTCCGCGATACCGGCGAAGAATTTTGGTGCGTCGATGCCGACCTGCTTGCAGATGTCGGCAAGCACCGCGTCCTGCGAGATGTCCTTGTCGGCGCTCCAATAGGCCTCGAACACGGCCGTTGCAAACGGCACCACGTCTTTACCCAGCCAGATACAGCCGCGCATCACCTTCACGCTGTTCACCGGAAACACCGTCGGCGGCATCTTGATCGCAAGGCCTGCCGAGCGCGCCCAGTCCTGAAGGTCCTTCTTCATATAGCGCGCCTTCAGCGGCACCGGCGTCTCGCGCTGCGCGTAGACGCTCGGGTTGACCGTATTGAAGATGCCGCCGACCAGGATCGGTCGCCAGACGATCTCGGCGCCCAGTTTTCTGGCGAGCGGCTGGATGTTGTGGAAGGCGAGATAGGTCCAGGGGCTGGAGCAGTCGAAGAAGAATTCGATCATGGCGTTTCCTTTTTCTTGTATCGGTAAGCTCTATCTTCCGTCATTGCGAGCGAAGCGAAGCAATCCAGAATCTTTCCGCGGAAACAGTCTGCATTGCTTCGTCGCAAAAGCTCCTCGCAATGACGAGGTGAGAGCAGTAGCCGTTACTTCCTTCCCAACACTTCCTTCGCACGCTGGCCAAACATGATCTTGCGTGATTCCTCGTCGAACGGCTCTTTCACGAATTTTCCGATCGCAAGCCCCGCCTGCACCTGCGGCCTGGCGCGGACTTCGGCATACCAGCGCTTGACGTTCGGATAGTCGTCGAGCGTAAAGCCCTGCGCCTTGTGGGTCATGGTCCAGGGGAAGCAGGCGATGTCGGCGATGGAATAATCGCCCGCGACATAGGCACCGGTGTTCCCCAACTGCCGGTCGAGCACCCCGTACAACCGGGCCGCCTCGTCGCGGTAGCGCTGGACCGCATAGGGAATCTTCTCCGCCGCATAGAGCGCGAAATGGCCGTGCTGGCCGAGCATCGGTCCAAGGCCGGCCATCTGCCACATCACCCACTGGATGGTGGTGGAGCGGCCGCGCAAGTCGGTCGGCAGGAAGCGGCCGGTCTTCTCCGCGAGATAAACCAGAATTGCGCCGGTCTCGAAGGCCGAGAAAGGTGCGCCGCCGTCTGCGGGTGCGTGATCGACGATGGCGGGGATGCGGTTGTTCGGGGAGATCGCCAGAAACTCGGGACCGAACTGCTCGCCGGTGCGGATGTTGATGGGCTTCACGGTGTAGGGAAGCCCGAGTTCCTCCAGCATGATCGAGATTTTCCAGCCGTTCGGCGTCGGCGCGTAATAGAGGTCGATCATGACCTTTCCCTTGGCCCTTCCTGTGGGCCTTCCCTGTCATCGCCGCTGGAATAGAGCGCGACTTTCGTTGTTCTGTACCTTGACGTTAGGACATGGCAGGAAGAGGCGCAACACAACCTGCCGGGAGGGCCGCCATGCTGTTTCCAACCACGATCGCCGGCTCCCTGCCGAAGCCGGAATGGCTCGCCGAGCCCAACATGCTCTGGGCGCCCTGGAAGTCGCAAGGCGACGAACTCCTCCGCGCCAAACGCGATGCGACGCTGATCTGGTTGAAGATCCAGGAGGACGCCGGCATCGACATCGTCACCGAGGGCGAGCAGGCCCGTCAGCATTTCGTCCACGGTTTCCTGGAGAAGATCGACGGCATCGATTTCGCCCACAAGGTCGAGATGGGCATCCGCAAGGATCGCTACAAGGCGATGGTGCCGCAGGTGGTCGCGCCGCTCCGGCTGAAGGAGCGCGTGCATGCCTTTGAGGCGCGCGCGGCGCGCACGCATACGAAGAGGAAGCTGAAGTTCACGCTGCCCGGTCCGATGACCATCATCGACACCATTGCCGATTGCTACTATGGCGATCGCGTCAAGATGGCGTTTGCCTTCGCCGAGCTGCTCAACGAGGAGGCCAAGGCATTGCAAGCCGACGGCGTCGATCTCGTGCAGTTCGACGAGCCCGCCTTCAACGTCTACATGGACGAGGTCAACGATTGGGGCATCAAGGCGCTGGAGCGCGCCGCGCAGGGCCTGACCTGCGCCACGGCCGTGCACATCTGCTACGGCTACGGCATCAAGGCCAACACCGACTGGAAGGAGACGCTCGGCAGCCAGTGGCGGCAGTACGAGCAGATCTTTCCGGCGATCGACGCCAGCCCGATCCAGCAGGTCGCGATCGAATGCCGCAATTCGAAAGTGCCGCTCGACCTGCTCGCGCTCTTGAAGAACAAGATCGTGCAGGCCGGCGTGATCGACGTCGCCAGCGACACGGTGGAGACGGCCGAGGACGTCGTGCAGGTGATCGACGCGGTGTCGAAATTCGTGCCGAAGAGCAACATCATCGCCACCACCAATTGCGGCATGGCTCCGATGCGGCGCGAGATCGCCGAAGCCAAGCTGATGGCGCTCGGCGCTGGCGCTGCGCTAGCGCGCGAGAAACTGGGGTGATCACGACGACGGCGTTGGACTTGCTCTAGCCTGACGCCGTCGGATGCAGCACGGGCTGGTAGCCGGCATTGAGCGTGCGTAGCGTCGAGGGTGGCGTCAGCAACGCCACCTCGCCAAGCTGGCGCTCGACCGCGCCATAGCCCGCCGGCGACCACTGCAGCGCCCTGCCTTGCGTCACCAGAAAGCTCTCCTCGCCCTGCTGAACCATCGCACCGGCGGGGAGCTGTTCGAGCGGCACCAGCAGCGCGTGCAGCCGTTTCCTGCCATGATCGAGCCGCTCATGATGCAGCACCGTGTCGATGTCGTGCATGCGGACGTCGTGGACGCGATTGCCCTTCTCCCACGCGGCCCGGAAGCGATTGGCATCGTCGCGGCGGCAATAGAAGCAGGGGCGATGGCCGGCGGCGAGTGCAGTGGCCTCGTCCAGGAAGAACAGCTCGGTCCAGCTTCGCTGTGCCATCACCTCGCGGCGGCGGCCCCGGAATTCACAAGTGCAGGTGAGCCAGGCCGTCGACGACCAGCGCTTCCTCAGCAGTGTCTTCGTCGCGGGATCATGGATGATGCCGCGATTGCCGGTGAACAGGCCGTGGTGCGGGGTGGCGATGATATCGCCTGTGGGCGTGACCCGGTTTTGCAGGGGCATGGTGGTCTTTCCCCGTCATTGCGAGGAGCGAAGCGACGAAGCAATCCAGACTGCTTCTCGGATTCAGCTCTGGATTGCTTCGCTTCGCTCGCACTGACGGCGGCAGTCACGCCGCGCCATCTCGCAGCGGCGGGTGATAGGACAGCGCGGTGTCCCAGGGGAAGAAGATCCAGGTGTCCTGCGAGACTTCCGTGATGAAGGTATCGACCAGCGGACGGCCCATCGGCTTGGCGTAGACCGTGGCGAAGTGCGCATCGGGCAGCATCTCGCGCACCAGCTTGCCGGTCTTGCCGGTGTCGACGAGGTCGTCGACAATCAACAGCCCCTTGCCGGTGCCGCCGCCGAGCTTCATCGCCGCTTCCGAAATGCCCTTGAGGACCTGGAGCTCGCCCTGCTTGTTGTGGTCGTAGCTGGCGATGCAGACCGTATCGATCACGCGCACGCCGAGCTCGCGCGCCACGATCGCCGCCGGCACGAGGCCACCGCGGGTGATCGCGATCACCGCGTGGAACGGACCAACCTCGTTGAGCCGCCAGGTCAACGCCCGGCAATCCCGGTGGAATTGGTCCCAGGAGACCGGAAAGGCCCTGCCCGCCCGCTCCTGTGCGCTCAGTTCC encodes:
- a CDS encoding methionine synthase, with protein sequence MLFPTTIAGSLPKPEWLAEPNMLWAPWKSQGDELLRAKRDATLIWLKIQEDAGIDIVTEGEQARQHFVHGFLEKIDGIDFAHKVEMGIRKDRYKAMVPQVVAPLRLKERVHAFEARAARTHTKRKLKFTLPGPMTIIDTIADCYYGDRVKMAFAFAELLNEEAKALQADGVDLVQFDEPAFNVYMDEVNDWGIKALERAAQGLTCATAVHICYGYGIKANTDWKETLGSQWRQYEQIFPAIDASPIQQVAIECRNSKVPLDLLALLKNKIVQAGVIDVASDTVETAEDVVQVIDAVSKFVPKSNIIATTNCGMAPMRREIAEAKLMALGAGAALAREKLG
- a CDS encoding NADPH:quinone oxidoreductase family protein, whose protein sequence is MVRAVVCRTLGSPETLRLEESPPRALKPGEVRVAIRAAGLNFPDVLMAAGEYQLKPELPFTPGMEAAGDVTEVGAEANGVAVGDKVIVKMRHGAFTEEAVVTPSQLTPKPSTFDYAEAATYLAGHGTAYHALIDRGRIAPGEVLLVHGAGGGVGLAAVEIGKMLGAIVIATASSDEKLAIAQARGADHLVRYDREPFRDAVKRITDGRGADVVFDPVGGQVFEDSMRCIAWGARLLVIGFTGGIGSAKTNLLLIKGASVLGVRAGEAVRKNPALGEVRLKALLQWAEEGKLRPNVSHRLPLADYAKAMRLLIDRKAIGRVALVME
- a CDS encoding 2-hydroxychromene-2-carboxylate isomerase; the protein is MIEFFFDCSSPWTYLAFHNIQPLARKLGAEIVWRPILVGGIFNTVNPSVYAQRETPVPLKARYMKKDLQDWARSAGLAIKMPPTVFPVNSVKVMRGCIWLGKDVVPFATAVFEAYWSADKDISQDAVLADICKQVGIDAPKFFAGIAEQGIKDQLKANTEEVVARGGFGSPTIFVGKTDMYFGNDRLPLIREALLRSKASAA
- the gpt gene encoding xanthine phosphoribosyltransferase; the encoded protein is MAGEAPELSAQERAGRAFPVSWDQFHRDCRALTWRLNEVGPFHAVIAITRGGLVPAAIVARELGVRVIDTVCIASYDHNKQGELQVLKGISEAAMKLGGGTGKGLLIVDDLVDTGKTGKLVREMLPDAHFATVYAKPMGRPLVDTFITEVSQDTWIFFPWDTALSYHPPLRDGAA
- a CDS encoding glutathione S-transferase N-terminal domain-containing protein codes for the protein MIDLYYAPTPNGWKISIMLEELGLPYTVKPINIRTGEQFGPEFLAISPNNRIPAIVDHAPADGGAPFSAFETGAILVYLAEKTGRFLPTDLRGRSTTIQWVMWQMAGLGPMLGQHGHFALYAAEKIPYAVQRYRDEAARLYGVLDRQLGNTGAYVAGDYSIADIACFPWTMTHKAQGFTLDDYPNVKRWYAEVRARPQVQAGLAIGKFVKEPFDEESRKIMFGQRAKEVLGRK